One stretch of Marinobacterium iners DNA includes these proteins:
- a CDS encoding N-6 DNA methylase: MANVSGIVKSARKIMRQDTGTGSDELRILQLGWMLFLKIFSDKDKELELMDDNYTSPIPAELHWDEWAGDDEGMTGDELLKFVDRKLFPTLSEIDLSSGNRRAVLVHEVFANNYNYMKSGIHLRQVINKLNEIDFNNSKDLHLFGQIYETFLSELQSAGTLGEFYTPRAVTQFMTEMVNPAHGETVLDPACGTGGFLTAVIEHLKASASTVAEREAIAHNVRGWEYKPLPYMLANTNLILHDIITPSIQFGDSLQRPLSEYTRKDRVDVIIANPPFGGVVSNNNENNFPQTYRTKESADLFLILMIHLLKDGGRAAIVLPDGSLTGDGVKQRIRQKLLEDCNLHTIVRLPNSVFQPYASVATNLLFFTKGEPTQNIWYYEHKLPEGYKAYSKTKPIQLAEFETLKSWWANREANEQAWQVNIDTIKANGYNLDIKNPHRAEEEKQHSSTELLDLLHQSFAKGDELLEQLRKELV, encoded by the coding sequence ATGGCAAACGTATCAGGCATCGTAAAATCCGCTCGTAAAATCATGCGCCAGGACACTGGCACCGGCAGCGACGAGCTGCGCATCCTGCAATTGGGCTGGATGCTGTTTCTAAAAATTTTTAGTGACAAGGACAAAGAGCTGGAGTTGATGGACGACAACTATACATCGCCCATTCCCGCTGAACTGCACTGGGACGAATGGGCCGGGGATGACGAAGGCATGACCGGTGACGAGCTGTTGAAGTTTGTCGATCGCAAGCTGTTCCCGACCCTGTCGGAAATAGACCTCTCCAGCGGCAATCGCCGTGCTGTATTGGTGCATGAAGTATTTGCCAACAACTACAACTACATGAAGTCCGGCATTCATCTGCGGCAGGTGATCAACAAGCTGAACGAAATCGACTTCAACAACAGCAAAGACCTGCACTTGTTCGGCCAGATCTATGAAACCTTCCTGAGCGAACTGCAAAGCGCCGGCACTCTGGGCGAGTTTTATACTCCACGCGCTGTAACCCAGTTTATGACTGAAATGGTTAATCCCGCTCACGGCGAGACCGTGCTTGACCCCGCCTGTGGCACCGGTGGCTTCCTGACAGCGGTGATTGAACACCTGAAGGCCAGTGCCAGCACGGTGGCCGAGCGCGAAGCCATTGCCCACAATGTGCGCGGCTGGGAATACAAACCCTTGCCCTACATGCTGGCCAACACCAACCTGATCCTGCACGACATCATCACCCCCAGCATCCAGTTTGGTGACTCGCTGCAACGGCCCTTGAGCGAATATACGCGCAAAGACCGGGTAGACGTGATCATCGCCAATCCGCCCTTTGGTGGCGTGGTTTCCAACAATAATGAGAACAACTTCCCGCAAACCTACCGCACCAAGGAATCGGCAGACCTGTTTTTGATTCTGATGATCCACTTGCTCAAGGACGGTGGCCGCGCTGCCATTGTCTTGCCCGATGGTTCCCTTACCGGTGATGGCGTCAAACAACGCATCCGCCAAAAACTGCTGGAAGACTGTAACCTGCACACCATCGTGCGCCTGCCCAACTCCGTGTTTCAGCCCTATGCCTCGGTGGCCACCAACCTGCTGTTTTTTACCAAGGGCGAGCCGACCCAGAACATCTGGTATTACGAGCACAAATTGCCGGAAGGTTACAAGGCCTATTCTAAAACCAAGCCGATTCAATTAGCCGAGTTCGAGACCCTGAAAAGTTGGTGGGCAAACCGTGAAGCCAACGAGCAGGCGTGGCAGGTGAATATCGACACCATCAAGGCCAACGGCTACAACCTCGACATCAAAAACCCGCACCGCGCCGAGGAAGAAAAGCAGCACAGCAGTACCGAACTGCTAGACCTGTTGCATCAGTCCTTTGCTAAGGGAGATGAATTGCTGGAGCAATTGCGGAAGGAGTTGGTGTAG
- a CDS encoding restriction endonuclease subunit S yields MAVWKKVKVGDFLFEREGRYKPDAKEIQGLQRIDKIDFSGNFHVANKPSKTDMILIKSGDLVISGINVAKGALGVYHGDADVTATIHYSSYTFDESKVSVEFFKRFLKSPIFIQLLKEQVKGGIKTEIKPKHLLPLEIMLPDIDEQLSILSQFQRIENEDAELKHELTHQQVLLKKLRQQILQEAIEGKLTAGWRAQNPDVEPASELLKRIAAEKAQLVKEKKIKAQKPMTAITDDEKTFELPEGWEWCRLGDVAEIKVGATPDRNNPEYWGGTIHWVSSGEVANNYIGNTREKITHKALGESSARINPKGSVLVAMIGQGKTRGQTAILNIDAATNQNVCAIRPHDGIIPEIVWYFFLSRYPDSVT; encoded by the coding sequence GTGGCTGTTTGGAAAAAAGTAAAAGTTGGAGACTTCCTTTTTGAACGTGAGGGGAGGTATAAGCCTGATGCAAAGGAAATTCAAGGGCTCCAGCGGATAGACAAAATTGATTTCTCTGGGAATTTTCACGTCGCAAACAAGCCCAGTAAAACGGACATGATCCTGATTAAATCGGGCGATTTGGTCATTTCAGGAATCAACGTTGCTAAAGGTGCCTTGGGCGTGTATCACGGTGACGCTGATGTCACAGCGACCATTCACTACTCATCGTATACCTTTGATGAAAGCAAAGTCAGTGTTGAGTTTTTCAAGCGCTTTCTGAAGTCGCCAATCTTTATTCAATTGCTGAAAGAGCAGGTGAAAGGTGGCATTAAAACCGAAATAAAACCCAAACATCTTTTGCCGCTTGAAATCATGTTGCCAGATATAGATGAGCAACTATCTATTCTCAGTCAGTTTCAACGTATTGAAAATGAAGATGCTGAATTGAAACATGAACTAACCCATCAACAAGTCCTGCTGAAAAAACTGCGCCAACAGATTTTGCAGGAAGCCATTGAAGGCAAACTCACCGCCGGCTGGCGAGCTCAAAACCCCGATGTGGAACCGGCCAGCGAACTACTCAAGCGCATCGCCGCCGAAAAAGCGCAACTGGTTAAAGAGAAAAAAATCAAAGCGCAGAAACCAATGACAGCGATAACGGACGATGAAAAGACGTTTGAACTTCCAGAGGGTTGGGAGTGGTGCCGGTTGGGGGACGTTGCAGAAATCAAGGTTGGTGCAACACCAGACCGAAATAATCCTGAGTATTGGGGTGGGACGATACATTGGGTGTCAAGCGGCGAAGTCGCCAATAATTATATTGGCAATACGAGAGAGAAAATAACTCACAAAGCATTAGGCGAATCATCCGCAAGGATAAATCCAAAAGGGAGTGTTCTCGTCGCCATGATAGGGCAGGGAAAAACGAGAGGGCAGACCGCAATCCTGAATATTGACGCGGCCACTAACCAAAACGTATGTGCAATTCGACCGCATGATGGAATTATTCCTGAAATTGTCTGGTATTTTTTCTTGTCTCGTTATCCTGATTCCGTGACTTAA
- a CDS encoding IS1380 family transposase has protein sequence MRTFKLEQSKTEIITPHGGLALVGHSVNRMTSLAKTSRAIVKRHGIANIDLIRTYLGLICLGKSDFEAVEHARHDPFFKAAMGIKQSPSSARLRQRFDEDACALIPLLDEASVEFLCNASVPVGTLATGHAPLDIDVFPMDNSNTKKEGVAYTYKGHDGYAPIAAYLGTEGWCLGCELRPGNQHANKEFIHTLDRVLPRVRQLTDAPLLVRLDSAHDAAENRAYFRTHGVDYLIKWNPRSQDGLAWVDKAHAAGALWCHTRPGKMETLVSESLDGTDDRLIVKVTVRHSDSTGQLFLEPEVSLEGWMTSLKPDAADHAKVIALYQDHATSEQFHSEFKTDLDLERLPSGKFDTNDLVMAFAVLGYNILRWMGQHALLGPDAPVRHPAKRRRLKTVMQELMYMACRLVSSGRRLYLRFGQHCPGFRAFGCIYESV, from the coding sequence ATGCGTACCTTCAAGCTGGAACAGTCCAAAACCGAGATTATCACACCCCACGGCGGTCTGGCGCTGGTTGGCCACAGTGTCAACAGAATGACCTCCCTGGCCAAAACCTCGCGCGCCATCGTCAAGCGCCATGGCATCGCTAACATCGATCTTATTCGCACCTACCTGGGGTTGATTTGCCTTGGCAAGAGCGACTTCGAAGCGGTCGAGCACGCACGCCATGACCCCTTCTTTAAAGCGGCCATGGGCATCAAGCAATCACCTTCATCCGCTCGGCTGCGTCAGCGTTTTGATGAAGATGCCTGCGCACTGATCCCGTTGTTGGATGAAGCCAGTGTCGAGTTTCTGTGTAATGCGTCGGTGCCTGTCGGCACGCTTGCCACCGGTCACGCGCCGCTGGATATAGACGTATTCCCCATGGACAACAGCAACACTAAAAAAGAGGGCGTGGCCTACACCTACAAGGGGCATGACGGCTACGCCCCCATCGCGGCCTACCTGGGCACGGAGGGCTGGTGTCTGGGCTGTGAGCTGCGACCGGGTAACCAACACGCCAACAAGGAGTTTATCCACACCCTCGACCGGGTGCTGCCTCGGGTCCGTCAGCTGACCGATGCACCGCTACTGGTACGGCTTGACAGTGCCCATGATGCCGCCGAGAACCGCGCGTACTTCCGTACGCACGGGGTGGACTATCTGATCAAGTGGAACCCTCGCTCACAAGACGGTTTGGCCTGGGTGGACAAGGCTCATGCTGCCGGCGCACTCTGGTGCCATACCCGGCCGGGCAAAATGGAAACGCTGGTGAGCGAATCGCTGGATGGCACTGACGACCGCCTGATCGTCAAGGTGACGGTGCGCCACAGTGACAGTACAGGGCAGCTGTTCCTGGAGCCCGAGGTGAGCCTGGAAGGCTGGATGACTTCGCTCAAGCCGGACGCGGCGGATCATGCCAAGGTGATTGCGCTCTACCAGGATCACGCCACCAGCGAACAGTTCCACAGTGAGTTCAAGACTGATCTGGATCTCGAACGTTTGCCGTCAGGGAAGTTCGATACCAACGACCTGGTCATGGCGTTTGCCGTACTGGGCTACAACATATTGCGCTGGATGGGACAGCACGCACTGCTGGGACCGGATGCGCCGGTGCGTCATCCGGCCAAACGTCGGCGGCTAAAAACCGTCATGCAGGAGCTGATGTATATGGCCTGCCGCCTGGTCAGCAGCGGCCGCCGTCTTTACCTGCGTTTTGGCCAACATTGCCCCGGGTTCAGGGCGTTCGGTTGCATCTACGAGTCGGTCTGA
- a CDS encoding Kiwa anti-phage protein KwaB-like domain-containing protein gives MDDEDTPIRRIPLTPALNTELAKLFAKQQAELLNDRQPIAFTGSYNVDEGEIFTIADYPLPPAIGQAIGNPLTCPVLNLTTETHRIKALFSGTWSAANKTVNFQVFDAGKLLKRGFTLIGSGDTYKKLEEPGLILQDKLTAHFHYGTLHFSSYHNTKRFLDLADYYREATDTDLDDFAATDLFAFEDQASFKEQADSIIRKKIALLQKNEVLKDLTVADIQTVANNFNAELPEEHHIGITVNDDGKLVIPEDKKQMKELIRFLDEDYVTAPLTKRKCLTNSKQYL, from the coding sequence GTGGACGATGAAGATACGCCCATCCGACGTATTCCACTGACTCCGGCTCTCAATACCGAACTGGCAAAACTCTTTGCCAAACAGCAGGCCGAACTACTTAACGACAGGCAGCCCATCGCCTTCACGGGCAGCTACAACGTGGATGAGGGCGAGATCTTTACCATTGCTGATTACCCGCTACCACCCGCCATCGGCCAGGCCATAGGCAATCCGCTCACTTGTCCAGTGCTGAATCTCACCACCGAAACGCACCGCATCAAAGCGCTGTTTAGCGGCACATGGTCAGCCGCCAACAAAACAGTCAACTTTCAGGTCTTCGATGCTGGCAAGTTACTCAAGCGTGGCTTTACCCTGATAGGCAGCGGCGATACCTACAAAAAACTGGAAGAGCCGGGGCTGATATTGCAAGACAAACTGACAGCCCATTTCCATTACGGGACTCTACATTTCAGCTCCTATCACAATACCAAACGCTTTCTGGATCTGGCCGATTACTACCGCGAAGCCACCGACACCGATCTGGACGATTTTGCTGCTACCGACCTCTTCGCCTTTGAAGACCAGGCGAGCTTCAAGGAGCAGGCTGACTCCATCATTCGCAAGAAAATTGCCCTGTTGCAAAAGAATGAAGTCCTGAAAGACCTCACTGTCGCTGATATCCAAACCGTCGCCAACAACTTCAATGCCGAACTGCCCGAAGAACACCATATCGGCATTACGGTCAACGATGACGGCAAACTGGTTATCCCGGAAGACAAGAAACAAATGAAAGAACTCATCCGTTTTTTAGACGAGGACTATGTAACGGCGCCGTTAACGAAGCGAAAATGCCTTACCAACTCCAAGCAGTATCTGTGA
- a CDS encoding transcriptional regulator → MFTIIETPTFEVDARKIWTEDERNAFFAWLAANPEIGDPIPGSGGCRKVRWSVAGSGKRGGVRVIYFTRLANGEIWLLVIYKKAVKENIPAHILKSIREVLENE, encoded by the coding sequence ATGTTTACCATCATCGAAACCCCTACATTCGAAGTAGATGCCAGAAAAATCTGGACTGAGGACGAACGGAACGCGTTCTTCGCCTGGTTGGCAGCCAATCCGGAAATTGGCGACCCAATTCCTGGTAGCGGCGGTTGTAGAAAAGTTCGATGGTCGGTAGCGGGTTCAGGGAAGCGTGGTGGGGTGCGAGTCATCTACTTCACCAGGTTGGCTAATGGCGAGATCTGGTTATTGGTGATCTACAAAAAGGCCGTTAAGGAAAACATACCCGCGCATATCCTGAAGTCGATACGTGAGGTACTGGAAAATGAGTGA
- a CDS encoding helix-turn-helix domain-containing protein, protein MSDETLSAEELGNKLLQSVKEMKTGKAARISRVEPNEVAEARGKTGLTQIEFAEVLHISPRTLQEWEQGRRKPSGPAKALIEIAFRHPEIIREDLELRG, encoded by the coding sequence ATGAGTGATGAGACCCTGAGTGCAGAGGAGCTTGGCAACAAGTTGCTCCAGTCTGTTAAGGAGATGAAGACAGGCAAAGCGGCGAGAATCAGTCGCGTTGAGCCTAACGAGGTTGCAGAGGCGCGCGGCAAAACTGGGCTAACCCAGATTGAGTTTGCTGAGGTACTGCATATTTCTCCACGTACCTTGCAGGAATGGGAGCAAGGTCGACGGAAACCTTCTGGTCCGGCAAAGGCGCTCATCGAGATTGCGTTTCGCCATCCAGAGATTATTCGGGAAGATCTCGAGCTTAGGGGTTAA
- a CDS encoding type II toxin-antitoxin system Phd/YefM family antitoxin: MYNIRDMLIISANASVNKFMDNLKSLVEQVISKHEPLKVTRRAGEAFVIVSAEDWGKEQETLHVLQNRDLMQQIAAPS; the protein is encoded by the coding sequence ATGTACAACATAAGGGACATGTTGATTATTTCAGCTAACGCCAGTGTAAACAAGTTCATGGACAACCTGAAAAGCCTTGTAGAACAGGTTATTAGTAAACATGAGCCCCTAAAGGTGACACGTCGTGCCGGAGAGGCTTTCGTGATCGTGAGTGCTGAAGACTGGGGAAAAGAGCAAGAAACTCTCCACGTCCTTCAGAACCGAGACCTGATGCAACAGATAGCGGCCCCGTCTTGA
- a CDS encoding type II toxin-antitoxin system Phd/YefM family antitoxin: MRIVSFTEARNSLKAVLDSVVNDADTAIITRRDSEDAVVMSLDYYNSLMETVHLLRSPANADHLNRSIEQFKAGKVTCRDLIDE; the protein is encoded by the coding sequence ATGAGAATTGTGTCTTTTACGGAAGCAAGAAATAGTCTGAAAGCGGTTTTGGATTCCGTCGTTAATGACGCAGATACAGCAATCATTACTCGCCGTGATTCGGAAGATGCTGTTGTTATGTCGTTAGACTACTACAACAGTCTGATGGAAACGGTGCACTTGCTGCGTTCACCTGCAAATGCTGACCATTTGAATCGCTCAATCGAACAATTCAAAGCAGGCAAGGTAACCTGCAGAGACTTGATTGATGAGTAG
- a CDS encoding Txe/YoeB family addiction module toxin, with the protein MSSRLLSWTDESWSDYLYWQTQDKKTLKRINKLISDVRRSPFEGIGKPEQLKENLAGFWSRRIDDTNRLVYAVDDKAITIISCRYHY; encoded by the coding sequence ATGAGTAGTCGTTTACTGTCATGGACTGACGAATCCTGGAGCGATTACCTTTATTGGCAAACCCAGGACAAAAAAACGCTCAAACGAATAAACAAGCTTATAAGCGATGTCAGGCGCTCACCGTTTGAAGGTATTGGTAAGCCAGAGCAGCTAAAGGAGAACTTGGCTGGTTTTTGGTCCCGACGAATAGATGATACGAATCGATTGGTCTACGCAGTTGATGATAAAGCGATTACGATCATCTCGTGTCGTTACCACTATTGA
- the rimO gene encoding 30S ribosomal protein S12 methylthiotransferase RimO — MSAHTPKVGFVSLGCPKALVDSERILTQLRSDGYEVVPSYDQADLVVVNTCGFIDAAKAESLEAIGEALNENGKVIVTGCMGAQADEITNIHPQVLAVTGPQQYEQVVGSVHQYLPKPERKHEPFIDLVPPQGIKLTPRHYAYLKISEGCNHRCTFCIIPSLRGDLVSRPVGDVMDEAERLVNAGVQELLVVSQDTSAYGVDTKYRTGFWQGRPLKTRMKELCEAMGDLGAWVRLHYVYPYPHVDDVIPLMAEGKILPYLDIPFQHAHPDVLRAMKRPAASEKTLDRINAWRDICPDITLRSTFIVGFPGETDAQFEYLLDFLDEAQLDRVGCFTYSPVEGATANAIHPAVPEEVKEERLARFMEKQAAISARKLQQKIGRELEVLIDEVGLDGSIGRTQADAPEIDGQIYLLDDVGVKPGDRVRVRVTDADEHDLWGERIKS, encoded by the coding sequence ATGTCTGCACACACACCCAAAGTTGGTTTTGTCAGCCTTGGCTGCCCCAAGGCGCTGGTTGATTCCGAACGTATTCTCACCCAGTTGCGCTCCGATGGTTACGAGGTGGTGCCCTCCTATGATCAGGCGGATCTGGTAGTGGTGAACACCTGTGGCTTTATCGACGCAGCCAAAGCGGAATCCCTGGAAGCGATTGGCGAGGCCCTGAACGAAAACGGCAAGGTGATCGTGACCGGATGCATGGGCGCGCAGGCGGATGAGATTACCAATATCCACCCGCAGGTGCTGGCCGTGACCGGGCCGCAGCAGTATGAGCAGGTTGTAGGTTCGGTGCATCAGTACCTGCCCAAGCCCGAGCGCAAGCATGAGCCGTTCATCGATCTGGTGCCACCGCAGGGGATCAAGCTGACACCGCGTCATTATGCCTACCTGAAAATATCGGAAGGCTGTAACCACCGCTGTACCTTCTGCATCATTCCTTCACTGCGCGGCGATCTGGTATCGCGTCCGGTGGGCGATGTGATGGATGAGGCCGAGCGTCTGGTGAATGCCGGGGTACAGGAGCTGTTGGTGGTGTCGCAGGACACCAGTGCCTACGGCGTAGATACCAAATACCGTACTGGCTTTTGGCAGGGGCGTCCGCTCAAGACCCGCATGAAAGAGCTGTGCGAAGCGATGGGTGATCTGGGCGCCTGGGTGCGTCTGCACTACGTCTATCCCTATCCGCACGTGGATGATGTGATTCCGCTGATGGCCGAGGGCAAGATCCTGCCCTATCTGGACATACCGTTCCAGCACGCGCATCCGGATGTGCTGCGTGCCATGAAGCGTCCGGCCGCCAGCGAGAAAACGCTGGATCGCATCAATGCCTGGCGCGACATCTGCCCCGACATCACGCTGCGCTCCACCTTTATCGTCGGCTTCCCGGGCGAGACCGATGCGCAGTTCGAGTACCTGCTCGACTTCCTGGATGAGGCTCAGCTGGATCGTGTAGGCTGCTTCACCTATTCACCGGTAGAGGGCGCGACCGCCAATGCGATTCACCCTGCTGTACCTGAAGAGGTGAAAGAGGAGCGTCTGGCGCGCTTCATGGAGAAGCAGGCGGCCATCAGCGCGCGCAAGCTGCAACAGAAGATTGGCCGCGAGCTTGAAGTGTTGATCGATGAAGTCGGTCTGGATGGCTCCATCGGCCGTACCCAGGCGGATGCACCGGAAATCGACGGGCAGATCTATCTGCTGGACGACGTGGGCGTGAAGCCGGGCGACCGGGTGCGTGTGCGTGTGACCGATGCAGACGAGCACGACCTGTGGGGCGAGCGCATCAAGTCCTGA
- a CDS encoding EAL domain-containing protein: MQYSLFPWFQPIVEIATGRVAGYEVLARRKDEQGRVVSAGAVFQDATLPAAERLQLDRDVRRQALNAFLSAPEDTYLTINLSPEWIDALDPLEPLPTLEMMREAGVDLSRVVVEITEHGGGIDRIHHLARRYRAEGVRVALDDFGTGFQQLDRLLAFTPDLLKIDMRMFKNSAFGHQESALLHTLGDMASRLGSKLIFEGVETEEEFFLALQCNASYVQGFIFDPALPDFLAPDACYDRVQQLLQRYLEQMIEQSARRQWHLEGMQSQLLALRDLLLAGEGVEALRHYCPDAAILRCFICDRQGLQVSPNYEYRDGQWHEDVRVIGHNWSWRPWFYQLVAAEDYERRILRSAPYMDISGNQRCFTLTAGTGPAAGAAGGCAGSAGQR, encoded by the coding sequence ATGCAGTATTCACTCTTTCCCTGGTTTCAGCCGATCGTGGAGATTGCCACCGGTCGTGTTGCAGGTTACGAGGTACTGGCCAGACGCAAGGATGAACAGGGTCGGGTTGTATCGGCGGGAGCCGTGTTTCAGGATGCAACGCTGCCGGCAGCGGAGCGCCTTCAGCTGGATCGTGATGTACGCCGCCAGGCGCTGAATGCCTTTCTGTCTGCGCCGGAAGATACCTATTTGACCATCAACCTGTCGCCGGAATGGATCGATGCGCTTGATCCGCTGGAGCCGCTGCCCACGCTGGAGATGATGCGTGAGGCGGGTGTGGACCTGAGCCGGGTGGTGGTCGAGATTACCGAACATGGTGGCGGGATCGACCGTATTCACCACTTGGCTCGCCGGTATCGTGCTGAAGGGGTACGGGTGGCGCTGGATGACTTTGGCACCGGTTTCCAGCAGCTGGATCGGCTGTTGGCCTTTACACCGGATCTGCTCAAAATTGACATGCGCATGTTCAAAAACAGTGCGTTCGGGCACCAGGAAAGTGCACTGCTGCACACTTTGGGTGACATGGCGTCGCGTTTGGGCAGCAAGCTGATTTTTGAAGGGGTTGAAACCGAGGAAGAGTTTTTCCTCGCGCTGCAGTGTAACGCCAGTTACGTGCAGGGCTTTATTTTTGATCCGGCACTGCCCGATTTTCTGGCACCGGATGCCTGCTATGATCGGGTACAGCAGTTGCTGCAGCGCTATCTGGAGCAGATGATCGAGCAGTCTGCGCGGCGGCAGTGGCACTTGGAAGGCATGCAGAGCCAGTTGTTGGCGTTGCGTGATCTGTTGCTGGCGGGTGAGGGGGTTGAGGCTCTCAGGCATTACTGCCCGGATGCGGCGATTCTACGCTGCTTCATCTGTGACCGCCAGGGGCTACAAGTATCGCCCAACTATGAATACCGAGACGGCCAGTGGCACGAAGATGTGCGGGTGATTGGTCACAACTGGAGCTGGCGCCCCTGGTTCTATCAGTTGGTGGCGGCTGAGGATTATGAGCGGCGGATTCTGCGCTCGGCGCCCTATATGGACATCAGTGGCAACCAGCGCTGCTTTACCCTGACGGCTGGCACTGGACCAGCAGCGGGTGCTGCTGGTGGATGTGCTGGATCAGCTGGCCAGCGGTGA
- a CDS encoding YfcL family protein, producing the protein MSEALISATENCLLAREQSALDKPDELFYCSYLISHLNLVAAEMPESGEAFLHNLQESLDNAFSVDQLSDQDKSGIKSLWNEVCGEIGSPLAS; encoded by the coding sequence ATGAGCGAAGCATTGATCAGCGCAACCGAGAACTGCCTTCTGGCACGCGAGCAATCCGCTCTGGACAAGCCTGACGAGCTGTTTTATTGCAGCTACCTGATCAGCCACTTGAATCTGGTTGCAGCCGAAATGCCAGAATCAGGCGAAGCCTTCCTGCACAACCTACAGGAAAGCCTCGACAATGCCTTCAGTGTTGATCAGCTCAGTGATCAGGACAAGTCCGGCATCAAGTCACTGTGGAACGAAGTCTGCGGCGAAATCGGATCACCGCTGGCCAGCTGA